In the genome of Nycticebus coucang isolate mNycCou1 chromosome 12, mNycCou1.pri, whole genome shotgun sequence, the window CTCAATAGTTACTGATAAGTATTCTTATTTCAAACTAATAAACTGTGAAAAACAGCACCTTTTAATTCACagcattattttcttaaaatgccaagtactgtattttctatactttatGGAATATGTGGAATATTAACCTGTTTCTCTCTGAATGTGGATTTTCTCCAAAACATCTTTACATCAGCAGAGACTCAACACTTAAAAATGAACTAGAAAATTGATCTCTCCAAAAAGCCATCTTCTTTATTTATGGGGTGGAATGTATTCCTCATTTTTGCCAGACTACATCAGAGTGGAAAGCTTTTTCCTCTCAGAAATATTCCTAAACACAAAGCCTATGTTAGTAGTGTcagaaaaataagttatttttcctGAACTACatgtttctttctcaattttgacTTCCTGGATTGAGTTCTCCATTGTAGTCGATTCATGGTGAAAGTGTAATTTTCTTAAGTTTGCTTTCCCatctaattaataaaaaaaaaactctgggaaAAACACATTTGTCCTGCAATCACTGTTATAATTAAGGCCAATCTCCTAAGTACTAAATAGAGTACAATAAAAGAATGCTCTGTACTTATTACTCAAAACTACACTTGTAATTTTCAACTGCAcacaattttatatttgaaaatgaggAATACTTTGCAAACCTACTCATTTAAAATCCAGAGAAAGAATAATCCAACAATGAGGGGAAAAAACTTTGCTCACAGTTAGAGCTATTTAGAAACATGAAATTAGGTTAAAAGATGAATTCTATTCACAGTTCTCAGTATACACGTCCAAGATCCATGCCCAAGTAACACTTTTCCTGTAATGTAATAACATCCCAGCAGatcacttaaaataataaacacagaATCCAAAACACAAAAGATCCGACTTCAGAACTTGTTCCcaaatctacaaaataaaattagatcaaACGATTTCTCACCTTTATAATTCTAACTTTCTTTTGGATAATGAAATTGAATACCAGTTACCTCATTAGCTGTATAATTACTTTATCTCAGAAGTCATTTTTTTAACCCCTcagtaaaaatgaaattgtatttaaatgaTCTCAGCAAGGATATTATCTCCTGATCCACcaatcctacttctgggtatttaccaaaaaaatctgaaatctgattGTCAAAGAGAGGTCTGCACACCATGTCCATTGCAGGCTGCCACAGCAGCCAAGTTATGAAGACAATCCTAAgagtccatcagtggatgaatgcaTAAGGAAAATGTGGTTATATGTACATGACAGAATACTGTAAAGCCTTCATTTGCAACAACGTGGATGAACTTGGAGGATATTATTTTAAGCTAAGTGACATAAGCCCAACAAAGAAAGACTAATAGCTCATGTTCTCCCTTGTATATGGGaccaaaaataaactcaaagaaacAGACAGTAGAATGGCAGTTACCagaggcggggtgggggtgggaggaatggGGAGATGATAATCAAAGAGTACAAAGCCCCAGGAGGAATACATCTAATGCGAGATGATGAAGATAGCTAATAACTAAACACTGTACATCTCAGTGTCACTGAGTAAATCTCACACGTTCTTGTCACAAAATGTCAGATATTTGAGGTGATAAGTTAATTACCTTGATTTtatcattccacattgtattaaaaaatcctaacttcactttgtaccccacaaatataaTTTGTCACTATATTCAAGTAGTGACAAATTTTAAAGAttacatttaatctttaaaaaactgtttaaagATCTTATCTTATAAAAATCTTACGAGGTTTAGCCTCAAATGTCCATTAGTAACTGTAGTCGACTGAAAAGCATCCCATAAAAAGACCTATCTACTCAGAAGCTGTGACCGTAGACTTAACTCGGAGAAGGGGTCTTTTTAGATGTAACTAAGGACCTTCAATGAGATCCTGGATTAGGGTGGGCCGGAAACACAAAGACACTGTCCTTACAAGATaaagaagagaagacagaggGAAGGCCAAGTGAACACAGAGGCAGATTGTAGAGAAGTGTCCACCGCCAGGGAACTTCAGGGATCGTAGACAACCACGGGAAGCCAGCAGAGGCATGACTAGTTTCTCCCTCAGACCCTCCAGAAGCAACCACCCCACCAACACTTTGAGTtcagactttcagcctccagaattgtgagaaaaacGTTTCTGGGACACCAAATTTGTAGTCATTTGTTGTGGCAGCCCTAAGAAATTAATAcaataatttatttcagaaagaaattcCCTGCGAAAGGTACTCTAATCAACACAATTCAtctttggcaattgtaaatattAGGAATTAGTGAAACAGCTTcgtcatttcttaattttaaataaagttgaTTCCTATGTTAGCCTCTAATTTATAATTTACTATGTGAGTCTATTCTGACAGGATTAATTTACATTTACTGAAATGTAAAGCAACATTTCAGTTAAGAATATTTCCTgatcatttgtaaatatttttctaatcctTTGCTACTTCTTTCTGAAGATATTAATAAACTGTTTGCACTGAAGCATCCAAGTTTTCTTATACTCGTGTACATAAACATTTCCAAGCTTTTTAGCAGCCAGCAGAACCAGAGAGATATCATGAAACAATTgtaaacaatttaattttctcattattcAGGCTTTTGAGGAAACCTTTTTCAGTTCTTTTACCATTTGACTTCCTTGGATttgttatatatgtttataacatatataaaaaatctAATGTGATTTGATGATCCCTTTTGTATCTAAAAGAAATTCCTTAATTTTTACCTATTCAGTTGTTCAATATGGTAATAGTCTAATTATTAAGTCTATTTTCAGAGTTCAAAATATCCTTGACATTACCACATAAACCTTTGTACGTCCTGACTATTTGGCCACTGAAAAGTCTTGTtcagaaatacataaaaagtTAGGATGTTAACAATTGCATAGCAAGCCAGTTCACAAAGAAGTCTGGACGTGGTTGGGAGAGGTATGTTAAGCCTATAAATAACATAAGGTAAAACAAAATAACGGAATTCTAGCAGTTTCTGAGGAACTACAACAGcaaacaagcatatgaaaaacatTAAATTCCAGAAAACTGATTTTGTTTTCAATGAGTCAGCTATACTCCAACCAGCAAATACATAGACTGGAACTAACAAATATTTCACGATTTCATGTCTTTGAAAAACTCTTTTCCACACATAGAATGTATAATGTCTATTGTCTGCCAGCAAGTATTTATGAACATAAGTGAATTTCCAAACTAAAAATACAGAGACTAAGGTAATCCCCAAAAACTGAATTCGACGTTTCCAAACTAAGCAAAGAAAGGTCTTAATTTTGCTAGGAGACAACaggtgaggaaaggaaaaaaagagagtgaaagagaaaaagtagaaTAGCTGAGGAAAATGAAGGCAGGCTTCGTGACTACTCCGATCGCCAATAACAATACCACCATTAACCACGACGAAAACACAGAACAGCAAGACCAGAAGGACGTACGGCCATGTCAACAGGAAAAGCACACTCAGGTTCTTAAAGGACATGGAGTAAGCCCAAAGAAACTGAAGAATTTTTCTGAATTCTGAAAATGGCCCTTTAATAGGGGGaagtctctcttctttcttcttttgtagcTCCGTCTTCCAGGCTTCAGTCAACTTCTGTGCAATGACATTTCCCGCGCAGAAGACAGCCCAGATGATATTGGTTTGACGAAACATGAAGCCACAAAATCCAAGCAATGCAGAAGCTTTGTGATTTCCATAAAGACACATCAAATAtgcaaaaagagtaaaaaacatgGAGCCTGCTTCTGTATaataaagaaagttaaaaaaataaagtgtaggAAATACTGCTAGTGTTAATGTCGACAAGATCCTCTGGATACTGAAGGCAGCCTTGGAGGAAGAAGAACAcagttgaaattattttcattattaaataaatatacgATTTGCTGAGCTAATGAAAAGaattattgaaaattttatgcaaatatttaaataaaattattcaacatTAATCCTATTTCTGCCTTTGCAAAAACACTTAACAGGACACTTCTTGGCATGTTTTACTGATAGCTATCAATTTGGGAGCccctaaaattataattttattgtgTGCCAAAGCTTctaataataattcaaatattttgaattattcaaTGATTAGTTAAGGATTTATCGAGTGAAAGACATTGAGCTAAATTCTATGGGGAATATGGAAATGTACAGAACATAGTGCAGGTGGCTCCACTTCCCTGAGCTTATGTCTTAGTACCCTCATCACCAGTTTCCTTTAAAGATATCCTTCAAAACTCTACACTAGGGACGAATATACACATAGCATTTATACTACTATCTATATTATAATCATCTTAGAGTTTTCAGAAAAGAGTGAGCCCAGTCTGAAGTTATGCATCTTCTTCTGGTTCtttcaaaatttgaaataaaatcacACCATGCCATTCCCTTGAATCCCTTCAGGTCCTTCCATCACATACCAGATAAAGTTCAAAGTCCTCTCCTTAACGTATAAGGACATCCATGACCTACTTCTCCAACCTCACATCCTTGCATTTTAGAATCCTGTAATTCCAAATCAGCAATTCCCTGCACCTGGTTGCTCAATGCCTTTCAAATTTGCTAATGCTGTTTCTCCCGCCAGGATCAATTCCCCACCCTAGAGCCTTATTTGTTAATCAAAACTCAGCTCTGGTGCCATCTATTCGTGAATCTTTACACAATGCTACCCACTTTCCTCTCTGCCACAGTTGCTACCCTAACTGCTCCTCTCTATATCCTTATACCATCTTATGCCCACCTCCCTCTCATCATTGACACTATTGAAATCGCTTCAAAGTAATTATTACAGTTAACATTTCCTGAGTCTTCCTTATAtatcaggcactattctaagtcctttccatttattctttctGAACAGTTCTATGAAGTAGAGTCtgttatcatttttctttaataaatgaagacatgaagCCACTAAGGGATAACTTGCCAAGGGTAACAAAAGTAGTGACAGGGATATAATTCAAACCCATGTAATCCACCTTCAGGGCCTATATTGTTAAGTTACATCAAAATTCCTCAGATAAAGTCCATTTCCTCTAACAAAGATATAAGTTCTATGCGGCAAAGACTGCCTCATTCATCTCTGTAGTCTCAGTGCTTAGCACATGAAATAActtcactaaatatttattaaactgcTTTGATTCACTCACAGATTGCTACTTCagattttataagtaaaaaagaaatattcaaatatttaaacacAATCCTCCATTGGTGGAGGATTTGCATCTGTCTTTACAAAGTATACACAAATACTAAGTGCTAGCGACATTTTCCACCAAATCTCATAAAATCAATTCATCATAATTGTGGACCCAAATGACAAAACGTGTAATAAATGATTTTGAAACATACCTTGTTTCTGGGTTGCACCTTGCGGAAAAGCAAATACAGTAAATAGAAGTTGCCAACACTGAAGAGAAGATTAACAAATCTGAGCATCCCAATAGAGCAGACAACATGTTCAGACCATCCGAAGATCCAACTGGCAGGTTTGACCGCTCCAACTGACACCAGGTATAAGCCAGGCAAGGTGGTAATCATGGGATCCCACTTGAAAATGAAAGGCAGACAATGAAACAAAAGCAAGAAGTAATAGGGACAGGACAGACACAAATATAACACTCAAGCATCATCTTTACTGACAATGAagaattttgagataattattcTATTACAAGGTTAAGTAAGTCCTCAGAAGAGATGTCTTATCTAAGAAaaagttttgcttattttttaccCTTGCACTTGCTTTGTGATTAAGATACATCCAACCAATAGACAAcagtttaaaattcatttttattttccaagaaaaataaaatgttcttcagAGGGCCTGAATTTTTGTGACTTACTTGCAAATGCTCCAATGTTAAAAAGCATGGAAAGATTGGCTGTAATTGTGATAAGCTTAGAAAGGAAGCAGTGTTGGGAGAGTATACCACAGGCTCCATAATGACAGCTAACACATACTAAACCAGGATTTGTGCCAGATCCTCTGTGATTATGACTGCAAGATGCCCTACTATTATTACTGTCACTTTGCAGATAAGTAACCTGAAACTTGGAAAATTTCCAAGGTCATAAAACTAGTAAACATCAGACAACAGACTCTATTGCTAACAGTACCCTATATTGATTCACCAGAGGAGGAATGATGTTCGTTTTTGtacttatatttatattcatagtCAAATATATATTCAGAAAACCCAGGGATGGAATTGGAATAAATTGTCACTTTGGGGCGGCTTCACCCTATTCTATCTCCCAAATACGCGGTGAGGTGCTTGAGAGATGAGTTAAAGTGAAGTTTTCTGACATTTCCAAAAAGCACCAAAATGCCTCTAATTTTGACGTTAGGAAAGATAGAGTGGGATATATATCAGTAAAGCAGCAGCAACTCAGTTCCCCAGTAACTGTTCTCCCAGATCATTCCTTCCTAGGAGCCGAATctgttgtttattcattcatttaacaaattacTTCACAGATCTCAGGGACAAGAACAAAAGATTACCCAGTTCCTTTCCTGTTTCCAGGCTAGGAAGGTGGAACCGGGAGAGTTAAGGACAGGGTAGGGGAAGTCAGCGCTTGGCCCTCCCTCTGCTGCCGGGGCGGGGACAGTCGGGGACCCCACCTGCGAGAGGGAGAAATGGCCCTCACAGTAGCGCTGCGCCTGCGGCAGGTGGAAGATCTCGTCCATGTAGGGCTCTCGCAGCGCCCGGCTGAAGGCGGAGAAGAGGAGGCAAGACACTAAAAAGGTGCAGCTCAAGGCAGCCGAAAAATAGTAACCCTCCAGCTGCGCCATTCCTGCCCCCATAGCCACTGCCCAAGAACCCACTCCTGGAAAAATCTGATCCGGGAAAGCCGAGCTTGAAACTCGAGCTCGAAATGGGCGCCCAAGGCGGGACTGGCCGGACAAGACTCAGCACAGCCGGAAGGCAAAGGATGCTGGGAGAGAGCGGACCCGGAAGAATCGGGTCACTGTTTCCGGAGTGACGAGTTTATGTAACGGACCGGACTGTTTCCCTGTCAATCATATTGCCCGGAGCACTTAGAGTGGTCAGAACGCCTGGAAGGAGGCGGGTCTCGGGAATCTGTCGGCGCGGGAGAGGAACGCTCCAAAGGCTTTGAAAACGGAGCAATGTTTTTTTCGCCAGCCCTGGCTTCCCCCGGTTTCCACCTCTTGCCAGAAGGTGGCGTCATTTCTCCACGTTTCCATACCCCAAACTAGAAATTCGAACATTTCCCCCCCagatatttctgttttctctccagCAATTTCAATTACTAAAACTTcaattccaagatatttcattcCCTCAACTTTAGAGGACGGAAGGAAAGCGTTGGTTATGGGAGCATATATTCAGACTTGCAGGTTAAAACTTGGAAGGACCAGAGAGGCTTCACTACTGAAAGAACTTCACCTGCCAGATTTTTCCCCCCccagggagatttttttattttattttaaaagagaccTCTTTCAAAATGTGGATACTTTCAAAGAGGATTTATTTAAATTGACGTTCTTTCTGCACTCTGATAGCCATATCTCAGGACTCTGTGGGAACCGAGGAAACCAATTCTTCTAGAATGTAAGATGTAAATAGGTAAGGAAGAATTCTACGTTGCCTGTAAATCTAGTTCTCATTAATGTCTCTATGAAGCGTTCTCTTTTTCCTACTGAACCAGAGGCATGAGGATGTTAATGAGTGGCTCTGTGGATCACTTAGTTTGTGGTTCCCCAGTTTGTAGCCTGTCACAGGCTGTGTAGACTTCATACAATTCTCGTATGCTGGTATGGCCGATAGGAGGGTAAGGAGGTGAGAGAAGTTATTTGAAGAATGCCCAAGACAAATTATGTCTTGTAATTTTGCCTGGAGCATGGCTGGCAATGTTTTGTGGGTGAAATGAAATCTCTAAGGTAACCTCAGTTACGTTGCCTTTGGCAAGAATATATCAGAAAGAAGTCAAGACTGGTTTAGAATTGCAAACTTCAGGGTTCTCAACTCAGCCTTTTCTCTGGGTCAAATTTAATTCAGTCTCTTCTCAATTTAAGGAAGTTTCTCAGATTAACCTGACTGCCTCCCTATTCACTGTCTTTTATTTCCTCAATGATAAGAGGAGTGGGCAGTGAAGGAGAAGTGGGATAGGAGCACTTAAATCAGTGGAATAAAACccaaatagccgggcgctgtggcgggcgcctgtaatcccagctgctcgggaggctgaggcaggagaatcgcgtaagcccaagagttggaggttgctgtgagccgtgtgaggccacggcactctaccgagggcggtacagtgagactctgtctccacaaaacaaacaaacaaacaaacaaaaaaaaaaaacccatgtcCCGATGCTACTCAGCAGTGATGCTTAGTTTTGTCTTCCCCATTATTGAGTCAATTCTGTACTTACCTATTTAAGTTATTTGTAACTCCTCTCCAGATGATTCAGTTCTCAAGAAGTTAATATGACCTACAAGTAATTTTCCCCAGACTTCGTAACCTGCTAAATTGTATTATATATAACCCTGAAGCTTACTGATCCTCCCTAAAAATAGAGGATGGTTGTTGAAGAAGGTAAAACAAGTCTAGACATTTATGCTATGTATTTTTCTTCAATTGCCACCAAGAGCTTAAGTTAAACATCTGACCTCTATGCATTCTGCACCCACCACTTTAAATTCGCT includes:
- the ALG10 gene encoding dol-P-Glc:Glc(2)Man(9)GlcNAc(2)-PP-Dol alpha-1,2-glucosyltransferase; amino-acid sequence: MGAGMAQLEGYYFSAALSCTFLVSCLLFSAFSRALREPYMDEIFHLPQAQRYCEGHFSLSQWDPMITTLPGLYLVSVGAVKPASWIFGWSEHVVCSIGMLRFVNLLFSVGNFYLLYLLFRKVQPRNKAAFSIQRILSTLTLAVFPTLYFFNFLYYTEAGSMFFTLFAYLMCLYGNHKASALLGFCGFMFRQTNIIWAVFCAGNVIAQKLTEAWKTELQKKKEERLPPIKGPFSEFRKILQFLWAYSMSFKNLSVLFLLTWPYVLLVLLFCVFVVVNGGIVIGDRSSHEACLHFPQLFYFFSFTLFFSFPHLLSPSKIKTFLCLVWKRRIQFLGITLVSVFLVWKFTYVHKYLLADNRHYTFYVWKRVFQRHEIVKYLLVPVYVFAGWSIADSLKTKSVFWNLMFFICLFAVVVPQKLLEFRYFVLPYVIYRLNIPLPTTSRLLCELACYAIVNILTFYVFLNKTFQWPNSQDVQRFMW